A single window of Microplitis demolitor isolate Queensland-Clemson2020A chromosome 7, iyMicDemo2.1a, whole genome shotgun sequence DNA harbors:
- the LOC128668271 gene encoding uncharacterized protein LOC128668271 yields MVNPTMQSMSAKEGDALEVAVEFCAEPSYTKLLWLSSESVYVPGGNTRDDVRVLEVENGEIEACFKTTLQIDAVQLSHSGEWTLIVRSPAGVADASVLVSVTRTSSFNCDCISTSNITTLFLCLVFITLYSQKR; encoded by the exons ATGGTAAATCCAACGATGCAGTCGATGTCTGCAAAGGAAGGCGACGCTTTAGAAGTCGCTGTCGAATTTTGTGCAGAACCGTCTTATACGAAGCTCCTCTGGCTGTCTTCCGAGAGTGTCTATGTACCCGGGGGCAACACCCGAGATGATGTTCGAGTCTTAGAAGTCGAG AATGGTGAAATAGAAGCATGTTTCAAAACAACATTACAAATTGACGCCGTCCAATTGTCACATTCAGGCGAGTGGACGCTGATTGTTCGTTCACCTGCTGGCGTCGCTGACGCATCTGTGTTAGTAAGCGTCACACGTACATCTAGTTTTAATTGTGACTGCATTTCCACTAGTAATATTACAACATTGTTCCTTTGTCTGGTATTCATCACACTCTATTCTCAAAAACGTTAA